The following proteins are co-located in the Phoenix dactylifera cultivar Barhee BC4 unplaced genomic scaffold, palm_55x_up_171113_PBpolish2nd_filt_p 001076F, whole genome shotgun sequence genome:
- the LOC103695972 gene encoding transcription factor MYB61 — translation MGRHSCCYKQKLRKGLWSPEEDEKLLKHITKYGHGCWSSVPKLAGLQRCGKSCRLRWTNYLRPDLKRGSFSKQEENLIIELHAALGNRWSQIAAQLPGRTDNEIKNLWNSCIKKKLRQRGIDPNTHKPLSETKGGEDKVLTISDKTSGSNELKLLAPTSGNLSSIVPQPAPPSMSMADRNQTERSSSKNFVTSTKDFSLDQFAAASHESSNSMDYFPLRNSVYSPNLSMHQNLPLWFNQNSRLFDMNSELNCGMKSTAVPSGSRPIVSTSMDLKPIVSIAEEDSLPGFQYLEAGNSSNNSASTGNPSSGTELQSNNSLFDSSIFQWPDLLLNKQAQIQLGAEPEDLKWSEYLNGAISPSTDFQNQSQLFNGSVKEENQFLTDGLSSWLQPPELFGKDLKKISTAFKQI, via the exons ATGGGGAGACACTCCTGCTGCTACAAGCAGAAGCTAAGGAAAGGCCTCTGGTCCCCGGAGGAGGATGAGAAGCTCCTCAAGCACATCACTAAGTATGGCCATGGGTGCTGGAGCTCTGTGCCCAAGCTAGCAG GTCTTCAAAGGTGTGGAAAGAGCTGCAGATTGAGGTGGACAAATTATCTGAGGCCTGATCTCAAGAGAGGCTCTTTTTCAAAGCAGGAGGAGAACCTCATCATCGAACTCCATGCGGCCTTGGGCAACAG ATGGTCTCAAATTGCAGCTCAGCTGCCTGGGAGGACAGACAACGAGATTAAGAACCTGTGGAACTCCTGCATCAAGAAGAAGCTAAGGCAGAGAGGCATTGATCCCAACACCCACAAACCACTTTCTGAGACCAAAGGCGGAGAGGATAAGGTCCTCACAATCAGCGACAAGACTTCCGGATCAAACGAGCTGAAGCTTCTTGCCCCCACCTCAGGGAATTTAAGCTCAATAGTTCCTCAGCCAGCTCCTCCATCGATGTCAATGGCGGACAGGAACCAGACTGAGAGGTCAAGCTCGAAGAATTTCGTAACATCCACCAAAGATTTCTCTCTAGACCAGTTCGCCGCCGCAAGCCATGAGAGCTCCAATTCAATGGACTACTTTCCCCTTCGGAATTCAGTTTACAGTCCCAACTTATCGATGCACCAAAATCTGCCTCTCTGGTTTAATCAGAATTCGAGGCTGTTCGACATGAATTCCGAGTTAAATTGCGGCATGAAATCGACTGCTGTTCCATCAGGCTCCAGGCCGATCGTCTCGACCTCCATGGATTTAAAGCCCATAGTTAGCATTGCAGAGGAGGACTCTCTCCCAGGTTTCCAGTATTTGGAGGCCGGCAACTCTAGCAACAACAGTGCAAGTACCGGGAACCCTAGCAGTGGGACTGAGTTGCAGAGCAACAATTCTCTCTTTGACAGCAGCATCTTCCAATGGCCAGACCTGCTACTAAACAAACAAGCTCAAATCCAACTCGGAGCGGAACCGGAGGACCTCAAATGGTCTGAGTACCTTAACGGCGCCATCTCTCCATCCACGGATTTCCAAAACCAAAGCCAACTTTTTAATGGTTCTGTCAAAGAAGAGAACCAGTTTTTGACTGATGGGTTGAGCTCATGGCTGCAACCTCCTGAATTATTTGGTAAGGACCTGAAGAAAATTTCCACAGCTTTCAAACAAATTTAA